From Halococcus agarilyticus, the proteins below share one genomic window:
- a CDS encoding ABC transporter permease: MIADAIQKVGGALAGEREGPLRDGRVRQYGLAIFGLVCFLVIWQATALLVDVSSTYFPGPIDVVTELQRIWGVMLLVLPNTLAAVSVGYVASLILSILVAIPIVASDRLRSALMPFVVGMNTIPRIAVTPLAIYWMGFVGFLGLSAANYVMATWVAFFPMLIAAIDGFRSVDERTENMLDLLGAGTWEEFRYVRFQNGLPFIFDGMKIGFILAMIGAVVGEFVSTTPGIGSMAKSVIGRAAVGRAVAIVLILGVISAGVVLVIFLIERRVVHWRDSSFMGEQ, translated from the coding sequence ATGATCGCCGACGCCATCCAGAAAGTCGGAGGTGCATTGGCTGGCGAGCGTGAAGGGCCGCTACGCGACGGACGGGTCCGCCAGTACGGACTTGCGATCTTCGGACTGGTCTGTTTTCTGGTCATCTGGCAGGCAACGGCGCTCCTCGTGGACGTCTCCTCGACGTACTTCCCGGGACCGATCGACGTGGTCACGGAACTCCAGCGGATCTGGGGAGTCATGTTGTTGGTCCTCCCCAACACGCTCGCAGCCGTGAGCGTGGGATACGTCGCCTCGTTGATCCTGTCGATCCTGGTGGCCATCCCGATCGTCGCCAGCGACCGCCTCCGGAGTGCCCTGATGCCGTTCGTCGTCGGCATGAACACGATTCCGCGGATCGCGGTGACGCCGCTGGCGATCTACTGGATGGGCTTTGTCGGCTTCCTCGGACTCTCGGCCGCCAACTACGTGATGGCGACATGGGTCGCCTTCTTCCCGATGTTGATCGCGGCGATCGACGGGTTCCGCAGCGTCGACGAGCGGACCGAGAACATGCTCGACCTGCTCGGTGCCGGAACCTGGGAGGAGTTCCGGTACGTGCGGTTCCAGAACGGTCTCCCCTTCATCTTCGATGGCATGAAGATCGGGTTCATCCTCGCGATGATCGGCGCGGTCGTCGGGGAGTTCGTCAGCACGACGCCCGGAATCGGTTCGATGGCAAAGTCCGTCATCGGCCGGGCTGCCGTGGGACGCGCCGTCGCGATCGTCCTCATCCTCGGGGTGATCAGCGCGGGCGTCGTGTTGGTGATCTTCCTGATCGAGCGACGGGTGGTTCACTGGCGGGACTCTTCGTTCATGGGGGAGCAGTAA
- a CDS encoding ABC transporter ATP-binding protein encodes MYGTDPTEESVTALEGIDLDVGDGEFVSVVGPSGCGKTTLLHLGAGILEPTAGSVDVAGTSVHSEDHDRSEVGLVFQQPVALEWRTVKKNVMLPVQILKSNGAISESMDHYRERAEDLLSLVGLEGFENAYPNELSGGMQQRLTITQALIYDPSVLLMDEPFGSLDAMTKDELNVELLRIWEETEKTVLFITHDLNEAVFLSDKVVVLSSRPGQVVDTIDIDLPRPRTDETRGSDRFVELSTEVHQHFKSQR; translated from the coding sequence GTGTACGGTACCGATCCGACCGAGGAATCAGTCACTGCACTGGAGGGCATCGACCTGGACGTGGGTGACGGGGAGTTCGTCTCCGTCGTCGGCCCCTCGGGGTGTGGGAAAACGACCCTGTTGCACCTCGGGGCGGGTATTCTGGAACCGACCGCTGGAAGCGTCGATGTCGCCGGCACGAGCGTCCACAGCGAGGACCACGATCGGAGCGAGGTCGGACTCGTGTTCCAGCAACCGGTGGCCCTCGAGTGGCGGACCGTAAAGAAAAACGTCATGCTCCCGGTCCAGATTCTCAAGAGCAACGGCGCCATCTCCGAGTCGATGGACCACTATCGCGAGCGGGCCGAGGACCTGCTTTCGCTGGTGGGCCTCGAGGGCTTCGAGAACGCCTACCCCAACGAGCTCTCGGGCGGGATGCAACAGCGGCTCACCATCACGCAGGCACTGATCTACGACCCGTCGGTGCTGTTGATGGACGAACCCTTCGGCTCGCTCGACGCGATGACGAAAGACGAGCTCAACGTCGAACTGTTGCGAATCTGGGAGGAAACCGAGAAGACGGTGCTTTTCATCACACACGACCTGAATGAGGCCGTCTTCCTCTCGGATAAGGTGGTCGTGCTCTCGTCCCGGCCGGGCCAGGTCGTCGACACCATCGATATCGACCTCCCGCGGCCGCGGACCGACGAGACGCGGGGATCGGACCGCTTCGTCGAACTATCAACCGAGGTTCACCAGCACTTCAAGAGCCAACGATGA